The Aquidulcibacter paucihalophilus genome has a window encoding:
- a CDS encoding glycosyltransferase, whose amino-acid sequence MRAFAPVQILCLAAAAAAGALSLRFWPGGVSDGLITVAALAFLTVAIWRVVLILLSAAPPREAPIPAIWPRYTVLAALHDEADIVGQLVERLSRIDYPPDRLQGFLVLEAHDHETIAAALAAPRPDWLDVLVTPPGKPQTKPRALNFALTHATGALLTVYDAEDAPHPAQLREAAARFADDRDGRLACLQAPLRIRAPVSAGSRFIDRQFAAEYAGLFETILPGMARLRLPFPLGGTSNHFRVDVLRAIGGWDAWNVTEDADLGFRLWSRGWTLGVIAHPTWEAPPGGLAHWLPQRTRWLKGYLQTWGVHTRRPWQLGWRGLLALAMTLGAGLVSAAIHGLTLAWVAATALVSVMAGLPPETPVLALCVLVLGTASAWLSCAIGARRAGAPYDAGDMIRAPAYWALLSLAFAHAAWRLVLDPFAWDKTPHRRDPAADAESLPAADGETHDMLDATAPLRLSAGHAAAPQPVA is encoded by the coding sequence ATGCGGGCCTTTGCACCCGTTCAGATCCTCTGCCTTGCGGCCGCGGCGGCGGCGGGAGCGCTCTCGCTCAGGTTCTGGCCCGGGGGAGTCTCCGATGGGCTCATTACCGTCGCGGCGCTCGCCTTCCTGACCGTCGCGATCTGGCGCGTTGTCCTCATTCTGCTCAGCGCAGCGCCCCCGCGCGAAGCGCCGATCCCGGCGATCTGGCCACGCTACACCGTGCTGGCGGCCTTGCATGATGAAGCCGACATCGTCGGCCAGCTGGTCGAACGCCTCTCGCGCATCGACTACCCGCCCGACCGGCTTCAGGGCTTTCTGGTGCTGGAAGCCCACGACCACGAAACGATCGCCGCCGCCCTGGCCGCGCCCCGTCCGGACTGGCTGGACGTGCTGGTGACCCCGCCCGGCAAACCCCAGACCAAACCGCGCGCCCTCAACTTCGCCCTGACCCATGCCACGGGCGCGCTCCTGACTGTCTATGACGCCGAGGATGCACCCCATCCCGCCCAGCTTCGGGAGGCCGCCGCACGGTTCGCTGACGACCGCGATGGCCGTCTGGCCTGCTTGCAGGCGCCGCTTCGGATCCGCGCGCCGGTCAGCGCTGGATCCCGCTTCATCGACCGTCAATTCGCCGCTGAATATGCGGGGCTGTTCGAGACCATCCTGCCCGGCATGGCGCGGCTGCGCCTGCCCTTCCCGCTCGGCGGCACCAGCAACCATTTCCGCGTCGACGTCCTTCGCGCCATCGGCGGCTGGGATGCGTGGAATGTGACCGAGGACGCCGATCTGGGCTTCCGGCTCTGGAGCCGGGGCTGGACCCTCGGTGTAATAGCGCACCCGACCTGGGAGGCACCGCCCGGGGGTTTGGCGCACTGGCTGCCGCAAAGGACCCGCTGGCTTAAGGGCTATCTCCAGACCTGGGGTGTCCACACCCGCCGGCCATGGCAACTGGGCTGGCGGGGCCTGCTGGCGCTGGCCATGACCCTTGGCGCGGGCCTCGTTTCGGCGGCGATCCATGGCCTGACCCTCGCCTGGGTCGCGGCGACTGCGCTGGTATCCGTCATGGCCGGCCTGCCGCCGGAGACGCCGGTCCTGGCGCTCTGCGTCCTGGTGCTCGGCACGGCCTCCGCATGGCTGTCCTGCGCCATCGGGGCAAGGCGGGCCGGAGCGCCCTATGACGCCGGGGACATGATCCGGGCACCGGCCTACTGGGCCCTTCTGTCACTCGCCTTCGCCCATGCGGCATGGCGTCTGGTGCTCGACCCCTTCGCCTGGGACAAGACCCCTCATCGGCGTGACCCGGCCGCCGACGCGGAATCGCTCCCTGCCGCCGACGGAGAAACACACGACATGCTGGACGCGACCGCGCCTCTCCGCCTATCAGCGGGTCATGCCGCCGCGCCTCAACCCGTCGCCTGA
- a CDS encoding TetR/AcrR family transcriptional regulator, with product MTVAATPLNLRSQRKPKGEGHARRAEILAAAERIFVEHGYEGATIRKIADEVGLSSTALYMHFAEKGEILHEICRQAFAALLEMNQSIVAEPGGPDERLRRMLRAYVEFGFANPNAYRLIYMTRPVELQHGAQSAAQELGGGLYRSFEAVVRDAEAAGLLRGDAPTTAQALWAGCHGVVSLVITKPYFDWVERDTLVTTLLDGLFAGLLKP from the coding sequence GTGACTGTTGCCGCCACCCCTCTCAACCTGCGTTCCCAGCGCAAGCCCAAGGGCGAGGGCCATGCCCGCCGCGCGGAAATCCTCGCCGCGGCGGAACGCATCTTCGTCGAGCACGGCTATGAGGGGGCGACGATCCGCAAGATCGCGGACGAGGTCGGCCTGTCCTCGACCGCGCTCTACATGCATTTCGCCGAGAAGGGCGAGATCCTGCACGAGATCTGCCGGCAGGCCTTTGCCGCCCTGCTGGAGATGAACCAGTCGATCGTGGCCGAACCCGGCGGGCCGGACGAACGGCTGCGGCGCATGCTGCGCGCCTATGTCGAATTCGGCTTCGCCAATCCGAACGCCTACCGGCTGATCTATATGACCCGTCCGGTTGAGCTTCAGCACGGTGCCCAGTCAGCGGCGCAGGAACTGGGCGGGGGCCTCTACCGGTCGTTCGAAGCCGTGGTCCGGGACGCCGAGGCGGCCGGGTTGCTGCGGGGCGATGCGCCGACGACGGCTCAGGCGCTGTGGGCCGGGTGCCACGGGGTGGTGTCACTGGTGATCACCAAGCCGTATTTCGACTGGGTCGAGCGCGACACCCTGGTTACGACCCTGCTGGACGGTTTGTTCGCAGGCCTGCTGAAGCCGTGA
- a CDS encoding PDZ domain-containing protein — protein MRTLLTLLLVLGCAASPARAQAQRSEPTAEAFREDALSIEGLINSQYAYLDRFPDGAMPMSPALRAEAGAVADRRSLLRYAEHAIAALADHHAITGASFADSWGLVPSYSDLWIEPEGDIWKITAVREGSPAAGAGIRPGDRLLAIGETPAADAVAAFWAELGLEPTGDRAGYAARVLAAGRRNRARDLTLRDASGIERRLTLPNLYAAGPGARPPVSVHEAGDALVIRFNDSLGEDATVAAFDAAMATARPGQPVVLDLTDTASGGNTVIARAVMGWLVDAPTVYQIHNLPAEERETGVPRQWIEQVLPRPGKRHRGSVTVRVGRWTGSMGEGLAVGMEALGADVVGDQMAGLLGAIYDHRLPNSGLVIKLPTERLYAVDGTPRETFRPRPE, from the coding sequence ATGCGTACCTTGCTGACCCTGCTGCTCGTCCTTGGCTGCGCCGCCTCACCGGCGCGCGCCCAGGCACAGCGGTCTGAACCGACGGCCGAGGCCTTCCGCGAGGACGCGCTTTCGATCGAAGGCCTGATCAACAGCCAGTACGCCTATCTGGACCGCTTCCCGGACGGCGCCATGCCGATGAGCCCCGCCCTGCGCGCCGAGGCCGGCGCGGTCGCGGACCGTCGCTCGCTGCTGCGATACGCCGAACACGCCATCGCGGCCCTGGCTGATCACCACGCCATCACCGGTGCCTCCTTCGCCGACAGCTGGGGCCTCGTACCCAGCTATTCCGATCTCTGGATCGAGCCGGAGGGCGACATCTGGAAAATCACTGCCGTGCGCGAGGGATCGCCGGCGGCCGGGGCCGGGATCCGCCCCGGTGACCGTCTTCTGGCCATCGGCGAAACCCCTGCCGCCGACGCCGTCGCCGCTTTCTGGGCCGAGCTGGGTCTTGAACCGACCGGAGACCGTGCCGGCTACGCCGCCCGTGTTCTGGCCGCGGGCCGCCGCAACCGGGCGCGTGACCTGACCCTGCGCGACGCCTCGGGGATCGAACGCCGCCTGACCCTGCCCAACCTCTACGCCGCCGGCCCCGGCGCGCGGCCGCCGGTCTCCGTCCATGAGGCCGGCGATGCCCTTGTGATCCGGTTCAATGACTCGCTCGGTGAGGACGCAACCGTCGCCGCCTTTGACGCCGCCATGGCCACCGCCCGACCCGGCCAGCCCGTCGTGCTCGATCTCACCGACACCGCCAGCGGCGGCAATACCGTGATCGCCCGCGCGGTCATGGGCTGGCTTGTGGATGCGCCCACCGTCTACCAGATCCACAACCTGCCCGCCGAGGAACGCGAGACCGGCGTGCCGCGCCAGTGGATCGAACAGGTCCTGCCCCGGCCCGGCAAACGCCACCGGGGCTCAGTCACCGTCCGCGTCGGCCGCTGGACCGGCAGTATGGGCGAGGGCCTGGCCGTCGGGATGGAGGCCCTGGGCGCGGATGTCGTCGGCGACCAGATGGCCGGGCTGCTCGGTGCCATCTACGATCACCGGCTGCCGAACTCAGGCCTGGTCATCAAACTGCCGACCGAGCGGCTCTATGCCGTCGACGGGACGCCGCGCGAAACGTTCAGACCGCGGCCCGAGTGA
- a CDS encoding RNA methyltransferase, with protein MSDRLITSLTNDTVKNVRALHMRKEREATGQFLAEGLKFIGEALDQQRAPRLLLVGEDARPHPILERAREATRAAGGEVVVVTHAILEKISRRDNPQTVLGVFDQVYTPLSAIQPASAPAWVALEQVRDPGNLGTIIRTADAAGCGGVILIGDCVDPFSVEAVRATMGSVFAVAIARATPAEFIAWRQMWPGSVIGTRLDATVGHHDAAIAYPALILMGNEQAGLTDTLAAACDVNVKIPMRGRADSLNLAVATGIMVYAVTDKA; from the coding sequence ATGAGCGACCGCCTCATCACCTCCCTGACCAATGACACGGTCAAGAACGTCCGCGCCCTGCACATGCGCAAGGAACGCGAAGCGACGGGTCAGTTCCTCGCTGAAGGCCTCAAGTTCATCGGTGAAGCCCTTGATCAGCAACGCGCTCCGCGCCTGTTGCTGGTCGGCGAGGACGCCCGTCCGCATCCCATTCTGGAGCGCGCCCGCGAGGCGACCCGCGCCGCCGGCGGCGAGGTCGTGGTCGTCACCCACGCCATCCTCGAGAAGATCAGCCGTCGCGACAATCCGCAGACGGTGCTGGGCGTCTTCGACCAGGTCTACACACCCCTGTCCGCGATCCAGCCCGCCTCGGCCCCGGCCTGGGTGGCGCTGGAGCAGGTCCGTGATCCCGGCAATCTGGGCACCATCATCCGCACGGCTGACGCGGCCGGCTGCGGCGGCGTCATCCTGATCGGCGACTGCGTGGATCCCTTCTCCGTCGAGGCTGTGCGGGCCACCATGGGGTCGGTCTTCGCCGTCGCCATCGCCCGCGCCACCCCGGCAGAGTTCATCGCCTGGCGCCAGATGTGGCCCGGCAGCGTCATCGGCACCCGGCTGGACGCCACGGTCGGCCACCACGACGCCGCCATCGCCTATCCGGCCCTGATCCTGATGGGCAATGAACAGGCCGGCCTGACCGATACGCTCGCCGCGGCCTGCGACGTCAATGTGAAGATTCCCATGCGCGGCAGGGCCGACAGCCTCAACCTCGCCGTGGCCACCGGCATCATGGTCTATGCGGTCACCGACAAGGCCTGA
- a CDS encoding iron ABC transporter permease codes for MTRPSRLTLVLAGLILAASALGILLGETVFDMAQMSQAFADPGSGPAEVLWQVRAPRVATALMVGAALGLSGAVMQGLLRNPLADPGVLGVSASAALAAAAAIVLGAAAAPGAVEVSALLGAGLAGGLLILFSARVRSPEALILFGVAVSSFAGAATALIFNLSPSPIAAAEVMSWLLGSVQNRSWIDVAWVTPAVLVAGALAALAAPGLRMLSLGEETARTSGLPMARLRLLALLATALATGAAVAVAGVIGFVGLAAPHLVRSAVRGDPGRLLLPSALAGGLMLVVADLLARMSPTDQELKLGVFTALVGAPLFAMIAWRAAREWRL; via the coding sequence ATGACGCGGCCCTCCCGGCTGACGCTGGTCCTGGCCGGCCTGATCCTGGCGGCGTCCGCGTTGGGAATCCTGCTGGGCGAGACCGTTTTCGACATGGCGCAGATGAGCCAGGCCTTTGCCGATCCGGGTTCGGGTCCAGCGGAGGTGTTGTGGCAGGTGCGGGCGCCGCGCGTGGCGACGGCCCTGATGGTCGGCGCGGCGCTGGGCCTGTCTGGGGCAGTGATGCAGGGGTTGTTACGCAATCCGCTGGCCGATCCGGGCGTGCTGGGCGTGTCGGCGTCGGCGGCGCTGGCGGCCGCGGCGGCGATCGTGCTCGGTGCGGCTGCGGCACCGGGCGCGGTGGAGGTCTCGGCGCTTCTGGGGGCCGGGCTGGCGGGTGGCCTGCTGATCCTGTTCTCGGCGCGGGTGCGGTCGCCGGAGGCGCTGATCCTGTTCGGCGTGGCGGTGTCGAGTTTTGCCGGCGCGGCCACGGCCCTGATCTTCAACCTGTCGCCGTCGCCGATCGCCGCGGCGGAGGTGATGAGCTGGCTGCTGGGCTCGGTACAGAACCGTAGCTGGATCGATGTGGCCTGGGTCACGCCGGCGGTCCTGGTGGCCGGTGCGCTGGCTGCGCTGGCGGCACCGGGGCTGCGGATGCTCAGTCTCGGCGAGGAGACGGCGCGAACCTCGGGCCTGCCGATGGCGCGGCTCCGACTGCTGGCCCTGCTGGCCACGGCCCTGGCCACGGGTGCCGCTGTGGCGGTCGCCGGCGTGATCGGCTTTGTCGGTCTGGCGGCCCCCCATCTGGTGCGCAGCGCGGTGCGGGGGGATCCCGGACGGCTGCTGCTGCCGTCCGCGCTGGCGGGCGGGCTGATGCTGGTGGTCGCGGACCTGCTGGCGCGGATGAGCCCGACGGATCAGGAACTGAAGCTGGGGGTGTTCACCGCCCTGGTCGGTGCGCCCCTGTTCGCGATGATCGCCTGGCGAGCGGCGCGGGAGTGGCGGCTGTGA
- a CDS encoding class I SAM-dependent methyltransferase, translating to MPPRLNPSPETLVTRAWADYALLDSGGGRKLERYGRHTVVRPEPQCFWSPRDPAAFDAADAVFDPTDEDETGRWRFAGNPIDSFPLAWRDVRFTSRFTPFRHLAFFPEQAANWEWLDGRIRRLNRPRILNLFGYTGVASLACAAAGAEVTHVDASKKSVAWARENAELSGMADKPIRWIVEDARKYVAREVRRGSKYDGIILDPPKYGRGPTGEVWRLFEDMPALLKDCAALLSDDASFLLLNAYAARVSGLSLAHLMAEATADRGGVIDWGELALAEDGPDGRAIGLSFFARWSA from the coding sequence ATGCCGCCGCGCCTCAACCCGTCGCCTGAGACCCTCGTCACCCGCGCCTGGGCGGACTACGCCCTGCTGGACAGCGGCGGCGGGCGCAAGCTCGAGCGCTACGGCCGCCACACCGTGGTCCGCCCCGAGCCCCAGTGCTTCTGGTCACCGCGTGATCCCGCCGCCTTCGACGCCGCCGACGCGGTCTTCGATCCGACGGACGAGGACGAGACGGGCCGCTGGCGGTTCGCGGGCAATCCGATCGACAGCTTCCCCCTGGCCTGGCGCGACGTGCGCTTCACCAGCCGCTTCACGCCCTTCCGCCACCTCGCCTTCTTCCCCGAACAGGCCGCCAACTGGGAGTGGCTGGACGGGCGGATCCGGCGACTGAACAGGCCGCGGATCCTGAACCTGTTCGGCTACACCGGCGTGGCCAGCCTGGCCTGCGCGGCGGCCGGCGCGGAGGTAACCCACGTCGACGCCTCCAAGAAGTCGGTCGCCTGGGCCCGCGAAAACGCCGAACTGTCCGGCATGGCCGACAAACCAATCCGCTGGATCGTCGAGGATGCCCGCAAATACGTTGCCCGCGAGGTCCGGCGCGGCTCGAAATATGACGGCATCATCCTGGACCCGCCGAAATACGGGCGCGGCCCGACCGGTGAGGTCTGGCGGCTGTTCGAGGACATGCCGGCCCTGTTGAAGGACTGCGCCGCCCTTCTGTCGGACGACGCCTCCTTCCTGTTGCTCAACGCCTATGCCGCCCGCGTCTCCGGCCTGTCCCTGGCCCATCTGATGGCGGAGGCCACCGCCGATCGCGGCGGGGTCATCGACTGGGGCGAACTGGCCCTGGCCGAGGACGGCCCGGACGGCCGCGCCATCGGCCTCAGCTTCTTCGCGCGCTGGTCGGCATGA
- a CDS encoding ABC transporter substrate-binding protein yields the protein MRRLAGTLAGLVLLGAGVAEARPLRVMALDQCADQYVLALRPDAELALSPRADDPDAWLRDAAAGRRRVRPTLEAAIAFRPDVVVRYWGGEPRLLARLEATGVRVVTIEDATDFNGVRADIRTVAQGLGVPERGQALTARMDARLRAAALGPLAPRPSALYLTAGGFTAGRGTLVDAILAAAGFANAAPGPFFAPVSVERIALYPPARFVLGFFDQVRGDWRGPGRHPVVQRAARGKVSARLPAAALTCPAWFAADAAAMLKAGS from the coding sequence GTGAGGCGGCTGGCGGGGACGCTGGCCGGACTGGTGCTGCTCGGAGCCGGCGTTGCCGAGGCCCGGCCGTTGCGGGTCATGGCGTTGGACCAGTGCGCCGACCAGTATGTGCTGGCGCTGCGGCCGGATGCTGAACTGGCCCTTTCGCCCCGCGCCGACGATCCCGATGCCTGGCTTCGGGACGCGGCCGCTGGACGGCGGCGGGTGCGGCCGACGCTCGAGGCGGCGATCGCCTTCCGGCCCGATGTGGTCGTCCGCTACTGGGGCGGAGAGCCCCGTCTTCTGGCCCGTCTTGAAGCGACCGGTGTGCGGGTCGTGACGATCGAGGATGCAACCGATTTCAACGGAGTAAGGGCGGATATTCGCACAGTCGCGCAAGGACTGGGCGTGCCGGAACGGGGCCAGGCCCTGACGGCGCGGATGGATGCGAGGCTGCGCGCGGCCGCCCTGGGACCCTTGGCCCCCAGGCCATCGGCCCTGTATCTGACCGCGGGAGGCTTCACCGCGGGCAGAGGTACGCTGGTGGACGCCATTCTGGCGGCAGCCGGATTCGCCAATGCGGCCCCCGGGCCGTTCTTCGCGCCGGTCAGCGTGGAGCGGATCGCCCTGTATCCGCCCGCCCGGTTCGTGCTGGGCTTCTTCGATCAGGTGCGGGGCGACTGGCGTGGCCCGGGTCGGCATCCGGTCGTGCAGAGGGCGGCCCGGGGCAAGGTGTCTGCGAGACTGCCGGCAGCGGCCCTGACCTGTCCTGCCTGGTTCGCGGCCGATGCGGCGGCGATGCTGAAGGCCGGATCATGA